One region of Peribacillus simplex genomic DNA includes:
- a CDS encoding DUF421 domain-containing protein, producing MPGSVEIIFRTFTAFILLWVFVHLLGKQTIAQRTYHLYIASITMGTIAGNLAFNIKIKFLYFILAMIIMGAVVFILNLVAVRNPRFGKWIAGEPVALIQKGQILEESMHRMGYSLDSLKQALRGKDIFHFDEVECAILEINGSLSVLKKTQYQNTTKQDLAIRSSAGTIPIEMVYDGKILYENLSKQTYDDEWLMAELKKRNLSVIDIYYAVVGTKGNLSIDLFKDQSRE from the coding sequence ATGCCAGGATCTGTTGAAATCATCTTTCGAACCTTTACAGCTTTTATTTTATTATGGGTATTTGTCCATCTGCTCGGTAAACAGACGATTGCCCAAAGGACCTATCACCTTTATATCGCTTCAATTACGATGGGGACAATTGCAGGCAATCTAGCATTCAATATTAAAATTAAATTCTTGTATTTTATCCTTGCAATGATTATTATGGGTGCCGTCGTTTTTATACTGAATCTTGTAGCGGTTCGAAATCCGCGCTTCGGAAAATGGATTGCTGGAGAACCTGTTGCCTTAATTCAGAAAGGACAGATTCTTGAGGAGTCCATGCACCGAATGGGGTATTCACTGGATTCTCTTAAACAGGCTTTGCGGGGCAAGGATATCTTCCATTTTGATGAAGTGGAGTGTGCCATATTAGAGATAAATGGCTCCCTTTCTGTATTAAAAAAAACACAATACCAAAATACCACCAAACAGGATTTGGCTATACGGTCCTCAGCTGGAACTATACCGATAGAGATGGTCTATGATGGGAAGATCCTATACGAAAACTTATCCAAACAAACCTACGATGACGAATGGTTAATGGCTGAACTTAAAAAAAGAAACCTTTCTGTTATTGACATCTATTATGCTGTCGTAGGGACAAAAGGAAATTTGTCTATTGACTTGTTTAAGGATCAATCAAGGGAATGA